From Granulicella sp. WH15, the proteins below share one genomic window:
- the eno gene encoding phosphopyruvate hydratase produces MTDIVSIHAREILDSRGNPTVEVDVTLSGGAVGRAAVPSGASTGEHEAVELRDNDPEHYLGKGVLQAVDNVESILAPELTGMDATNQRLLDATMISIDGTENKSKLGANAILAVSMALCRASANALKIPLYRYLGGVNACLLPTPMMNILNGGSHADSNVDFQEFMIMPVGAETFSDALRQGTEVFHTLKGVLKKKGYNTAVGDEGGFAPNLKSNAEAVELILEAIERAGYKAGEDIALALDPASSEFFDKETQRYIFKKSDNSELTSLEMADYWASWTEKYPIISIEDGLAEDDWEGWKYLTQKIGDRVQLVGDDLFVTNTHRLQKGIEEKCGNSILIKVNQIGTVSETLEAIELGRRFGFTSIISHRSGETEDTFIADLAVGTGAGQIKTGSASRTDRIAKYNQLLRIEEELGQSGEFLGIESVNCNV; encoded by the coding sequence ATGACCGATATCGTCTCGATCCACGCTCGCGAGATTCTCGATTCGCGCGGAAACCCCACTGTTGAAGTTGACGTGACCCTCTCGGGCGGCGCTGTCGGCCGCGCGGCCGTGCCCTCGGGCGCTTCGACCGGCGAGCACGAGGCAGTGGAACTGCGCGACAACGACCCCGAGCACTATCTCGGCAAGGGCGTGCTGCAGGCCGTCGATAACGTTGAGTCGATCCTGGCTCCCGAGCTGACCGGCATGGACGCCACCAACCAGCGCCTGCTCGACGCCACGATGATCTCGATCGACGGCACCGAGAACAAATCGAAGCTCGGAGCCAATGCGATCCTCGCGGTCTCGATGGCGCTCTGCCGCGCCAGCGCCAATGCGCTCAAGATCCCGCTCTACCGCTACCTGGGCGGCGTCAACGCCTGCCTGCTGCCCACACCGATGATGAACATTCTCAACGGCGGCTCGCACGCTGACTCGAACGTGGACTTTCAGGAGTTCATGATTATGCCGGTCGGCGCGGAGACCTTCTCGGACGCGCTGCGCCAGGGAACCGAGGTCTTCCATACGCTGAAGGGCGTGCTCAAGAAGAAGGGCTATAACACCGCGGTGGGCGATGAGGGCGGCTTCGCGCCGAACCTGAAGTCCAACGCCGAGGCGGTCGAGCTGATCCTCGAGGCCATCGAGCGCGCGGGCTATAAGGCGGGCGAGGATATCGCGCTGGCACTTGACCCGGCCTCGAGCGAGTTCTTCGACAAGGAGACGCAGCGGTACATCTTCAAGAAGTCCGACAACAGCGAGCTGACCTCGCTCGAGATGGCCGACTACTGGGCGAGCTGGACCGAGAAGTATCCCATCATCTCCATCGAAGACGGCCTGGCCGAGGACGACTGGGAGGGTTGGAAGTACCTGACCCAGAAGATCGGCGACCGCGTACAGTTGGTTGGCGACGATCTCTTCGTGACGAATACGCACCGCTTGCAGAAGGGCATCGAAGAGAAGTGCGGCAACTCGATCCTCATCAAGGTCAACCAGATCGGCACGGTCTCGGAGACGCTTGAGGCTATCGAGCTGGGCCGCCGCTTCGGTTTCACGTCGATCATCTCGCACCGCTCGGGCGAGACCGAAGACACCTTCATCGCGGACCTCGCCGTAGGCACTGGCGCGGGCCAGATCAAGACCGGATCGGCCAGCCGCACCGACCGCATCGCCAAGTACAACCAGCTTCTCCGCATCGAAGAAGAGCTGGGCCAGTCGGGCGAGTTCCTCGGTATCGAATCGGTCAACTGCAACGTGTAA
- a CDS encoding cytochrome c-type biogenesis protein CcmH, producing the protein MRKQPKLRRWLFSLTACLLAVAMLGAAPDPSARFGKLGHQMMCVCSCGQILLECNHVGCPDSERMIGELREQVSAHPPGAGGTPGLDSQILNWFVAKYGATVLAAPIRGGFDDVAWIIPIAVFLLATIGTAYVVRSWYRKRAGLQPAAATAAPIDDASSDALKARIRRETEY; encoded by the coding sequence ATGCGTAAACAACCTAAACTCCGCCGTTGGCTCTTCAGCCTGACCGCCTGCCTGCTCGCCGTGGCTATGCTTGGCGCGGCGCCCGACCCCAGCGCGCGCTTCGGCAAGCTCGGCCACCAGATGATGTGCGTCTGTAGCTGCGGCCAGATCCTGCTCGAGTGCAATCACGTCGGCTGCCCCGACTCCGAGCGCATGATCGGCGAACTGCGCGAGCAAGTCTCCGCCCACCCCCCCGGCGCAGGCGGAACCCCTGGCCTCGACTCCCAGATCCTCAACTGGTTCGTCGCCAAGTATGGAGCCACGGTTCTCGCCGCTCCCATCCGAGGCGGCTTCGATGATGTCGCCTGGATCATCCCCATCGCCGTCTTCCTGCTTGCCACCATCGGCACCGCCTACGTCGTCCGTAGCTGGTATCGCAAGCGTGCCGGGCTGCAACCGGCGGCCGCCACCGCAGCCCCCATCGACGACGCGAGTTCGGATGCCCTCAAAGCCCGCATCCGCCGTGAAACGGAGTACTGA
- a CDS encoding response regulator, with the protein MQTDSMETGIAGSGDADAAAKTPAILLIDDNAIQAATRQTILRRAGYYVIAALNPCRALEQFRQDEFPIAIQLVITDHLMPDMSGATFVTELRKFRPEMPVLVISGLEEAESQYTGMGVTFRVKPLMPDHLLATVQHLIEH; encoded by the coding sequence ATGCAGACCGATTCAATGGAGACTGGGATTGCAGGATCGGGGGATGCGGACGCTGCGGCGAAAACACCCGCCATTCTGCTGATCGACGACAACGCCATCCAGGCGGCGACGCGGCAGACCATCCTCCGGCGCGCCGGATACTACGTCATCGCAGCTCTGAATCCGTGCCGCGCGCTCGAGCAGTTCCGCCAGGACGAGTTCCCTATCGCCATCCAGTTGGTTATCACCGACCACCTGATGCCGGATATGTCCGGCGCAACCTTTGTGACGGAGCTGCGGAAGTTTCGTCCGGAGATGCCGGTGCTGGTCATCAGCGGTCTGGAAGAGGCCGAGAGTCAGTACACGGGAATGGGCGTCACCTTCCGGGTCAAGCCCCTGATGCCCGATCATCTTCTGGCCACGGTTCAGCATCTGATCGAGCACTAA
- the recR gene encoding recombination mediator RecR produces the protein MARLIEELRKLPGIGTKTAQRLAFHVLRSPMDDAEKLAHAIREVKKHLRLCSICNNITDVDPCGYCSSPSRDQHLVCVVEEPTNIATVEKTRSYGGVYHVLHGTLSPIGGVGPEHLRILNLLNRLSDIDEVILATSPTTEGEATAGYLATEMRKLKPGLKITRIATGVPAGSDIEYADEVTMTRAMEGRREF, from the coding sequence ATGGCGCGGCTGATCGAGGAGCTGCGCAAGCTGCCCGGCATCGGTACCAAGACGGCGCAGCGGCTGGCCTTCCACGTCCTGCGCTCGCCTATGGACGACGCCGAAAAGCTCGCCCACGCCATCCGCGAGGTGAAAAAGCACCTCCGCCTCTGCTCCATCTGCAACAACATCACCGACGTGGATCCCTGCGGCTACTGCTCCAGCCCCAGCCGCGACCAGCACCTGGTCTGCGTAGTGGAAGAGCCGACCAACATCGCCACGGTCGAGAAGACCCGCAGCTATGGCGGCGTCTACCACGTCCTCCACGGCACGCTCTCGCCCATCGGCGGCGTAGGCCCGGAGCATCTCCGCATCTTAAACCTGCTCAATCGTTTATCCGATATAGATGAAGTAATCCTTGCAACTTCGCCGACCACGGAGGGCGAAGCCACCGCAGGCTATCTCGCCACCGAGATGCGCAAGCTCAAGCCCGGCCTCAAGATTACCCGCATCGCTACCGGCGTCCCCGCGGGCAGCGACATCGAGTACGCCGACGAAGTCACCATGACCCGCGCCATGGAAGGCCGCCGCGAGTTCTAG
- the gpmI gene encoding 2,3-bisphosphoglycerate-independent phosphoglycerate mutase, translating into MKKPIILTILDGWGYRAETHGNAIAQARKPVYDRLLREYPNTLVRASEHFVGLPDGQMGNSEVGHLNLGAGRIVRMDMTRIDTAIMDGSFFTDPTLLEAMKLAQQKGRALHLIGLLSDGGVHSHQRHLYALLKLAKQQGLMQVFVHAFMDGRDTLPSSGLGYLESLAQQFREIGVGQLASCSGRYFAMDRDLRWEKEKQAFDAMVTGQAEGGSYADAFARVKECYSNGVTDEFIPPFTCLDAEGKPVGLIRDEDVVINFNYRADRVRQITRVLTRTSGLNQSMGRDLPKAAELDEAIPLHTLPQKIHYVCMTQYDPKYKLPIVIPPESMDNLLANVMANAGLRNLRVAETEKYAHVTYFFNGGIEKPFGGEDRELVASQKVATYDLAPEMSAPGIADVVIKALNDTAFDVIIVNFANADMVGHSGKMEPTIKAVETVDAQLGRIYSTIKQQGGSMLITADHGNAEMLIDPIGGGPHTSHTTNPVPFILVNDEKNVTLREDGSLRDLSPTILALLGIDLPQQMTGGDMRIKPQA; encoded by the coding sequence ATGAAGAAACCCATCATCCTGACCATCCTCGACGGCTGGGGCTACCGCGCCGAGACGCACGGCAACGCCATCGCCCAGGCCCGCAAGCCTGTCTACGACCGCCTGCTGCGCGAGTACCCCAACACCCTGGTACGCGCGAGTGAGCACTTCGTCGGCCTGCCCGACGGACAGATGGGCAACTCCGAGGTAGGCCACCTGAACCTGGGGGCCGGGCGCATCGTCCGCATGGATATGACCCGGATCGACACGGCCATCATGGACGGCAGCTTCTTCACCGATCCCACGCTGCTCGAAGCCATGAAGCTGGCGCAGCAGAAGGGCCGCGCGCTGCACCTGATCGGCCTGCTCTCGGATGGCGGCGTCCACTCGCACCAGCGCCACCTGTATGCGTTGCTGAAGCTGGCCAAGCAGCAGGGGTTGATGCAGGTCTTCGTCCACGCGTTCATGGATGGCCGCGACACGCTGCCGTCGAGCGGGCTGGGCTATCTGGAGTCGCTGGCGCAGCAGTTCCGCGAGATCGGCGTGGGCCAGCTTGCGAGCTGTAGCGGACGCTACTTCGCTATGGATCGCGACCTACGCTGGGAGAAGGAGAAGCAGGCCTTCGATGCGATGGTCACCGGTCAGGCCGAGGGCGGCTCGTACGCCGACGCCTTCGCACGGGTGAAGGAGTGCTACTCGAACGGCGTCACGGATGAGTTCATCCCGCCGTTTACGTGCCTCGACGCGGAGGGTAAGCCGGTCGGGCTGATCCGCGATGAGGACGTTGTCATCAACTTCAACTACCGCGCCGACCGTGTGCGCCAGATTACGCGGGTGCTGACGCGCACCTCGGGGTTGAACCAGTCGATGGGACGCGACCTGCCCAAGGCCGCCGAACTGGACGAGGCGATTCCGCTGCACACGTTGCCGCAGAAGATCCACTACGTCTGCATGACCCAGTACGACCCCAAGTACAAGTTGCCCATCGTGATTCCGCCGGAGTCGATGGACAACCTGCTGGCCAACGTGATGGCTAATGCGGGGCTGCGCAACCTGCGCGTCGCTGAGACTGAGAAGTACGCGCACGTGACCTACTTCTTCAACGGCGGCATCGAGAAGCCGTTCGGTGGTGAAGACCGTGAGCTGGTGGCGTCGCAGAAGGTGGCGACGTACGACCTGGCCCCAGAGATGTCGGCTCCGGGGATCGCGGACGTGGTGATCAAGGCGCTGAACGATACGGCCTTCGACGTCATCATCGTGAACTTCGCCAACGCCGATATGGTTGGACACTCGGGCAAGATGGAGCCGACGATCAAGGCGGTCGAGACCGTGGACGCGCAGTTGGGGCGGATCTACAGCACCATCAAGCAGCAGGGTGGCTCGATGCTGATTACGGCCGACCACGGCAACGCCGAGATGCTGATCGACCCGATCGGCGGCGGACCGCACACCTCGCACACAACCAACCCGGTGCCGTTCATCCTCGTCAACGACGAGAAGAATGTGACCCTGCGCGAAGATGGAAGCCTGCGCGATCTTAGCCCGACGATTCTGGCCCTGTTGGGAATCGACCTGCCGCAGCAGATGACGGGTGGGGATATGCGGATCAAGCCGCAAGCCTGA
- a CDS encoding serine/threonine-protein kinase — MKRRVIKHYEFIRRIGAGGSGVVYLANDTLLQRPVVLKLLKRGALTMDQVRTTQLREARLASAIDHPNVCAIYDVGEAAAEAGEPDEAYIVMQYIPGQALDKLIAAGPANLQLVLSAGMQIADGLSAAHNLGIFHRDLKPANVMLTEGGLIKILDFGLARRLNLGDGSNDQAEFDPSAPSAPRIVPPGATYTARGGTIAYMAPEQFVTGQSSVQSDIFALGLILYELATGRHPFHRPDAQEFQSIRAIQYAEPTRLRDIVPNLPIELESVIFRCLEKQPSARFASAAEVREALKTIMMTMHMDSVGMPGEAIALLPSQGRLPVDTPEEEKRTTGILSMLAERFRESGSSAQAKQNTIVVLPFINFGSFGAARAPESSDPSPLYGYALADAIAARLARMPSLVVRPSSSLALVPTQQLDPLSVGRKLMVHFVLAGNFLRSDKGFDLNWQLLDVTGQSVRAGGSINVASFDLVAVQSEICNEVFSTLQGLGGLPGISTDASRSASLTEDNSEDYLQARAVLSSFMSRTGSREDLDRARELFESVTRQHVDYAPGWSGLGITHLQYARHGLGGQMHLLEARRAFDKALALDPGSVESNLYRVYMLLSRGEKESARHGIESLLQTAANDWNVHLVAGQTLRIDGMYEEALEQFNISLRLNPANAALIYNNRARVYQYQNQLELAAEELEKGLTLEPKQPLLRISLGYQQMRSGDLTKAIETLESVTREERSLRIVYPTIALCYVQLGDREKAASFIVDETLSAAEADSEMAYRLATYFALEGDESEALHWLRRAIYLGNENYPWFSINPAWRKLGGHSDFERILEDLKKSFKRNQKNWRRLLAQVRD; from the coding sequence ATGAAGCGCCGCGTTATCAAGCATTATGAGTTCATCCGCCGCATCGGAGCTGGCGGATCGGGTGTCGTGTACCTTGCCAACGACACCCTGCTGCAACGTCCTGTCGTCCTCAAGCTCCTCAAGCGCGGCGCGCTCACCATGGACCAGGTGCGCACCACCCAGCTCCGCGAGGCGCGGCTGGCCTCGGCAATCGACCACCCCAACGTCTGCGCCATCTACGATGTCGGCGAGGCGGCGGCTGAGGCGGGCGAGCCCGATGAAGCTTACATTGTGATGCAGTACATCCCCGGCCAGGCGCTCGATAAGCTGATTGCTGCCGGGCCTGCCAACCTGCAACTGGTCCTCTCGGCCGGAATGCAGATCGCCGACGGACTCTCCGCCGCGCATAACCTGGGCATCTTCCACCGCGACCTGAAGCCGGCCAACGTCATGCTGACCGAGGGCGGCCTTATCAAGATCCTCGACTTCGGTCTGGCTCGCCGCCTCAACCTTGGCGATGGCTCGAACGATCAGGCTGAGTTCGATCCATCTGCACCTTCGGCTCCGCGCATCGTGCCTCCGGGGGCAACGTACACGGCGCGCGGCGGCACCATCGCCTACATGGCTCCCGAGCAGTTCGTCACCGGGCAGTCCTCGGTCCAGTCCGACATCTTCGCGCTTGGTCTCATCCTCTACGAGCTGGCTACGGGCCGCCATCCCTTCCACCGGCCCGACGCGCAGGAGTTCCAGTCCATCCGCGCCATCCAGTACGCCGAGCCAACGCGACTGCGCGATATCGTTCCCAACCTGCCCATCGAGCTGGAGTCTGTCATCTTCCGCTGCCTAGAGAAGCAGCCGTCGGCGCGGTTTGCCTCGGCTGCGGAGGTGCGTGAGGCGCTGAAGACGATCATGATGACCATGCACATGGACTCGGTCGGAATGCCCGGTGAGGCCATCGCCCTGCTGCCCTCGCAGGGCCGCCTGCCCGTGGATACGCCTGAAGAGGAGAAGCGCACTACGGGCATCCTCTCCATGCTGGCCGAACGGTTTCGCGAGTCCGGCTCCTCCGCGCAGGCCAAGCAGAACACGATCGTGGTGCTGCCCTTCATCAACTTCGGCAGCTTCGGCGCGGCTCGCGCGCCTGAGTCTTCGGACCCGTCGCCGCTCTACGGTTACGCCCTGGCCGATGCCATCGCCGCGCGTCTGGCGCGTATGCCGTCGCTGGTCGTGCGGCCTTCCAGCTCACTGGCGCTGGTGCCCACGCAGCAGCTCGATCCGCTCTCGGTCGGTCGCAAGCTCATGGTTCACTTCGTGCTGGCGGGCAACTTCCTGCGCTCGGACAAGGGCTTCGACCTGAACTGGCAGTTGCTGGATGTGACCGGACAGAGCGTGCGCGCCGGAGGCTCCATCAACGTGGCCAGCTTCGACCTGGTCGCTGTTCAGTCCGAGATCTGCAATGAGGTCTTCTCCACGCTGCAAGGGCTGGGCGGGTTGCCCGGCATCTCCACGGACGCCTCGCGCTCGGCCTCGCTGACCGAGGACAACTCGGAGGACTATCTACAAGCCCGCGCTGTGCTCAGCTCGTTCATGTCGCGCACCGGCAGCAGGGAAGACCTCGACCGCGCGCGTGAGCTGTTCGAGTCCGTGACCCGGCAGCATGTGGACTACGCTCCCGGCTGGTCTGGTCTCGGCATCACGCATCTGCAATATGCGCGGCACGGGCTGGGTGGACAGATGCACCTGCTCGAGGCTCGCCGCGCCTTCGACAAGGCGCTCGCGCTCGATCCGGGGTCGGTCGAATCGAACCTCTACCGCGTGTACATGCTGCTCTCGCGTGGAGAAAAAGAGTCTGCGCGCCACGGCATCGAGAGCCTGCTCCAGACCGCAGCCAATGACTGGAACGTCCACCTCGTCGCCGGGCAGACGCTGCGCATCGACGGCATGTACGAGGAGGCGCTGGAGCAGTTCAACATCTCGCTGCGGCTGAACCCCGCGAACGCCGCGCTGATCTATAACAACCGTGCCCGCGTCTACCAGTATCAGAATCAACTGGAACTGGCTGCCGAAGAGCTGGAGAAGGGGCTGACGCTCGAGCCGAAGCAGCCGCTGCTGCGCATCTCGCTCGGATACCAGCAGATGCGCTCGGGCGACCTGACCAAGGCGATCGAGACGCTCGAATCCGTGACCCGCGAGGAGCGCAGTCTGCGTATTGTCTACCCGACGATCGCGCTCTGTTATGTGCAGCTCGGCGACCGCGAGAAGGCCGCGAGCTTCATCGTCGATGAGACGCTCTCCGCCGCCGAGGCCGACTCCGAGATGGCCTATCGGTTGGCTACCTACTTCGCGCTCGAAGGCGATGAGTCCGAGGCGCTGCACTGGCTGCGGCGCGCCATCTACCTGGGCAACGAGAACTATCCGTGGTTCTCGATCAATCCCGCATGGCGCAAGCTGGGCGGCCACTCGGACTTCGAGCGGATTCTCGAAGACCTGAAAAAGTCCTTCAAGCGCAACCAGAAGAACTGGCGGCGGTTGCTGGCGCAGGTGCGGGACTAG
- a CDS encoding cytochrome c-type biogenesis CcmF C-terminal domain-containing protein — MNLHPMPEFGSFSLVIALMLAVYTLLAGGAALWRSHREALAAGLPGVLRSAEQAVSSRLQETARRAGIASFIAVSCAAFALVWAAFTDDYSVSYILHHTNRELNAAYKFSALWSGQEGSLLLWSWLLATYGFVLRIRHKVDVRLSAFASTILAAIQVFFLVLLNFAAPPFAIQPGPVALNGFGLNPLLQYPEMVVHPPMLYLGYVGFSVPFAFALGALMMRYPGEKWIHITRRWTMVTWMFLTCGIFLGAHWAYSVLGWGGYWGWDPVENASLMPWLTGTAFLHSVMMQEKRGMMKSWNVWLIFSTFLLTLLGTLLTRAGLVSSVHAFAQSSIGNWFVGFMAIVLAVCLFTFFKQKDHLKSENKLESIVSRESSFLFNNMVLLAACFTVLWGTLFPVLSEYVQGTKVTMGAPFYNRVNIPIGLFLLLLTGVGPLLAWRSTSLRSIRRNFVLPGIAFAVSAIGLMIGGIRPWASGDDWQSVFFSLLAFSMGAAVITAISAEFLRGAAVVRTQTGRNIVASMGTLMQRNTRRYGGYLVHFGIVVMFIGIAGGAFNQSHEQEMGFGDSMQMGPYKLVCLSYTQDSTPNYDTDFALLDVYKGGKKITQLAPEKRFYQASQQTSTMVALHSTAQADLYVVFEGRDPDTNKPIIKVFLNPLIAWIWIGVLIVVAGTLYALVPSAVARKREAAAPVTELVAEVHHA; from the coding sequence ATGAATCTACACCCCATGCCTGAGTTCGGCAGCTTTTCGCTGGTCATCGCGCTCATGCTGGCCGTCTACACGCTGCTGGCCGGAGGAGCAGCTCTCTGGCGCTCGCATCGTGAGGCCCTCGCCGCCGGGCTCCCTGGAGTTCTGCGCAGCGCCGAACAGGCCGTCAGCAGCCGCCTGCAGGAGACCGCGAGGCGCGCTGGAATCGCCAGCTTCATCGCCGTCAGCTGCGCCGCCTTCGCGCTCGTCTGGGCAGCCTTCACCGACGACTACTCGGTCTCCTACATCCTGCACCACACCAACCGCGAGCTGAACGCGGCCTACAAGTTCTCCGCACTCTGGAGCGGCCAGGAAGGCTCGCTGCTGCTCTGGTCGTGGCTGCTGGCCACCTACGGTTTCGTCCTCCGCATCCGCCACAAGGTGGACGTCCGCCTCTCGGCCTTCGCCTCCACCATCCTGGCCGCAATCCAGGTCTTCTTCCTCGTCCTGCTCAACTTCGCCGCGCCGCCCTTCGCCATCCAGCCCGGCCCGGTCGCACTCAATGGGTTCGGCCTCAATCCCCTGCTCCAGTACCCCGAGATGGTCGTCCACCCGCCGATGCTCTACCTCGGCTATGTCGGCTTTTCGGTGCCCTTCGCCTTCGCCCTCGGCGCGCTGATGATGCGCTACCCCGGCGAGAAGTGGATTCACATCACCCGCCGCTGGACGATGGTTACGTGGATGTTCCTCACCTGCGGCATCTTCCTCGGCGCGCACTGGGCCTACAGCGTCCTCGGTTGGGGCGGCTACTGGGGTTGGGACCCGGTCGAGAACGCCAGCCTGATGCCGTGGCTCACCGGCACCGCCTTCCTGCACTCGGTGATGATGCAGGAGAAGCGCGGCATGATGAAGAGCTGGAACGTCTGGCTCATCTTCTCCACCTTCCTGCTGACGCTGCTGGGCACGCTGCTCACCCGCGCGGGCCTCGTCAGTTCGGTCCACGCCTTCGCGCAAAGCTCCATCGGCAACTGGTTCGTCGGCTTCATGGCCATCGTGCTGGCGGTCTGCCTCTTCACCTTCTTCAAGCAGAAGGACCACTTGAAGAGCGAGAACAAGCTGGAGTCCATCGTCAGCCGCGAGTCCAGCTTCCTGTTCAACAACATGGTGCTGCTGGCCGCTTGCTTCACCGTCCTCTGGGGCACGCTCTTCCCCGTCCTCAGCGAGTACGTGCAGGGCACCAAGGTCACGATGGGCGCGCCCTTCTACAACCGCGTCAACATCCCCATCGGCCTCTTCCTGCTGCTGCTCACCGGCGTTGGCCCGCTGCTGGCGTGGCGCTCCACCTCGCTGCGCTCCATCCGCCGGAATTTCGTTCTTCCCGGCATCGCCTTCGCGGTTTCGGCCATCGGCCTGATGATCGGCGGCATTCGTCCCTGGGCTTCCGGCGACGATTGGCAGTCGGTCTTCTTCTCCCTGCTGGCCTTCTCCATGGGAGCCGCCGTCATCACCGCCATCTCGGCCGAGTTCCTGCGCGGAGCCGCCGTCGTCCGCACCCAGACGGGCCGCAACATCGTTGCCTCGATGGGCACGCTGATGCAGCGCAACACCCGCCGCTACGGCGGATATCTCGTCCACTTCGGCATCGTGGTCATGTTCATCGGCATCGCGGGCGGCGCATTCAACCAGTCGCACGAGCAGGAGATGGGCTTCGGCGACTCCATGCAGATGGGGCCGTATAAACTCGTCTGCCTAAGCTACACGCAGGACTCGACCCCCAACTACGACACCGACTTCGCCCTGCTCGATGTCTACAAGGGTGGCAAAAAGATCACGCAGCTCGCGCCAGAAAAGCGCTTCTACCAGGCCAGCCAGCAGACCTCGACGATGGTTGCCCTGCACTCCACCGCACAGGCCGACCTCTACGTCGTCTTCGAGGGCCGCGACCCTGACACCAACAAGCCCATCATCAAGGTCTTCCTCAACCCGCTGATCGCGTGGATCTGGATCGGCGTCCTGATCGTCGTCGCGGGCACGCTCTACGCCCTCGTGCCCAGCGCGGTGGCCCGCAAACGCGAGGCCGCTGCCCCGGTCACAGAGCTGGTCGCCGAGGTGCACCATGCGTAA
- a CDS encoding sodium:solute symporter family protein translates to MNLTYLDWLIMLVYFAFVLGIGFALKRYMRTSNDFFLAGRSIPAWVCGLAFISANLGAQEVIGMAASGAKYGIVTSHFYWIGAIPAMVFVGIFMMPFYYGSKARSVPEYLRMRFDEKTRAVNAISFAFMTVFSSGISMYAMALLIQTLGLFHGIIPDPYIFHVSVILSALIVLGYIFLGGLTSAIYNEVLQFFLIVAGFLPLVWIGLKNVGGWHGIQQRLPATMTHSWRGMTHASTNSLGVESFGLVAGLGFVVSFGYWCTDFLVIQRAMAADSEASARRVPLIAAIPKMFFPLLVILPGLLAVSISSKVMTPGPAALTQSAAANPADDALHPHGLIPIKTDALTGQPVYDSQGQPVYNYDLAIPIMLLRFFPTGVLGLGLTALLASFMSGMAGNVTAFNTVWTYDIYQAYINKRGTDQHYLWMGRMATVGGVLLSIGAAYAVTSFNNIMDALQLVFSLVNAPLLATFLLGMFWKRTTSNGAFAGLVSGTLAALVHHGLTIPAGTAPGIHGAWIAHLHTYPSDMAQNFWTSIFAFSVNLIVTVGVSLVTTPRPEAELVGLVYSLTPKPIESHLSWYQKPAALAIAVLVMLVILNLVFA, encoded by the coding sequence GTGAACCTCACCTATCTCGACTGGCTTATCATGCTGGTCTACTTCGCCTTCGTCCTCGGCATCGGCTTTGCGCTCAAGCGCTACATGCGCACCTCGAACGACTTTTTCCTGGCGGGGCGCTCGATTCCCGCCTGGGTCTGCGGCCTTGCCTTCATCTCGGCAAACCTGGGCGCGCAGGAGGTCATCGGCATGGCCGCCTCGGGGGCCAAGTACGGTATTGTCACCAGTCACTTCTACTGGATCGGTGCTATCCCCGCGATGGTCTTCGTGGGTATCTTCATGATGCCGTTCTACTACGGGTCCAAGGCGCGGTCGGTGCCGGAGTACCTCAGGATGCGCTTCGATGAGAAGACCCGTGCGGTGAACGCGATCTCCTTCGCCTTCATGACGGTCTTCAGTTCGGGCATCAGCATGTACGCCATGGCGCTGCTCATCCAGACGCTCGGCCTCTTCCACGGCATTATTCCCGATCCGTACATCTTCCACGTCTCGGTGATTCTCTCGGCGCTGATCGTGCTGGGGTACATCTTCCTCGGTGGCCTCACCAGCGCCATCTACAACGAGGTGCTGCAGTTCTTCCTGATCGTCGCGGGCTTCCTGCCGCTGGTATGGATCGGGCTGAAGAACGTCGGCGGATGGCACGGAATCCAGCAGCGCCTTCCCGCCACCATGACCCACTCGTGGCGCGGCATGACCCACGCCTCCACCAACTCGCTGGGCGTGGAGAGCTTCGGGCTGGTCGCCGGGCTGGGCTTCGTAGTGAGCTTCGGCTACTGGTGCACGGACTTCCTCGTGATCCAGCGCGCGATGGCTGCTGACTCGGAAGCCTCGGCGCGGCGGGTGCCGCTGATCGCCGCGATCCCGAAGATGTTCTTTCCGCTGCTGGTGATCTTGCCCGGTCTGCTGGCCGTTTCGATCTCCTCGAAGGTGATGACCCCGGGTCCAGCGGCGCTTACGCAGTCGGCTGCGGCGAACCCCGCTGACGACGCGTTGCATCCGCATGGGCTCATCCCCATCAAGACCGACGCCCTGACCGGCCAGCCTGTTTACGACAGCCAGGGGCAGCCGGTGTACAACTACGACCTTGCGATCCCGATCATGCTGTTGCGTTTCTTCCCCACGGGCGTTCTGGGTCTGGGGCTCACGGCGCTGCTGGCCAGCTTCATGTCGGGCATGGCGGGTAATGTCACCGCGTTCAATACGGTCTGGACCTACGATATCTATCAGGCCTACATCAACAAACGCGGCACCGACCAGCACTACCTGTGGATGGGCCGAATGGCCACGGTGGGGGGCGTCTTACTCTCGATCGGCGCGGCCTACGCGGTCACCAGCTTCAACAACATCATGGACGCGCTGCAACTGGTCTTCTCGCTGGTCAACGCGCCGCTGCTGGCGACCTTCCTGCTGGGCATGTTCTGGAAGCGGACGACCAGCAACGGAGCCTTCGCCGGGCTGGTGAGCGGCACGCTGGCGGCACTGGTTCACCACGGCCTCACCATTCCGGCGGGGACTGCGCCGGGCATCCACGGCGCGTGGATCGCGCACCTGCACACTTACCCCAGCGATATGGCCCAAAACTTCTGGACCTCCATCTTCGCCTTCTCGGTCAACCTCATCGTCACGGTCGGCGTGAGCCTGGTTACGACGCCGCGACCCGAGGCGGAGCTGGTCGGACTGGTTTATTCGCTCACCCCGAAGCCCATCGAGTCGCACCTGAGCTGGTATCAGAAGCCCGCGGCGCTGGCGATTGCGGTGCTCGTGATGCTGGTCATCCTCAACTTGGTATTTGCGTAA